One part of the Pristis pectinata isolate sPriPec2 chromosome 17, sPriPec2.1.pri, whole genome shotgun sequence genome encodes these proteins:
- the mn1b gene encoding transcriptional activator MN1 isoform X1: MFGLNQFSRNGGQGAERNFGQAALGMSGHYKGPGFPGGGGSAMGEQGISALTEPPMLGMGMNPALGGEQYAFHTRGHSELHGAGAMPQPPPPPQPQPPPPPPPQPQAQPQPSAAHGYFPNGHHHHHQHAHHHFSGSFCGSEPGPSCLHGGRLLGAPGYNGNPLSGQQPAFGETYDPMAENQGGGGGEAFGQQQQQQPAPGRSANLTDYHQHHTPSSNHTPCLPLDQSPNRAASFHGLPSSSSSETHGLEQRRLQTQPPVDSMDYNYQSDPPFDMPVFSPSESNAQLPHYGAGRQVPSSNFPGSPAMPRTPGMVNMGKVHPAQQHGVFYERFGSARKMSVGMEPGVAARNPLMQQQAGLLARQNSCPPAIPRQQQAEAGAPNSNVQDNGPMIQNQHAPFEYPIQRLENRNMHPYSEPMFNIQHQANQRLQHFDAPYLNVAKRPRFDFANNHSVDNCATWSGNSLHNASLENHLSPSAYPGLPSEFSPPGPEGFPHGPPLQHPGTDQQSLQQRQNMLMMFKQMVSRNQRHRMRQSDLQHLGHHGDVNQSSMAHGNQVGTMSQPNFERESSGRMSNFDPQNPPMAQENSWFAGPHPPGDLLQRRIGGSAVATEGSPHESVQMNLQQNGSSMLFRTGGNGLGMQEPMRMPGEGHVQALHSPGMHSQFGSNMGNVSQMQSPSASIGLPNPSSDRRAGPDFPGPQIGGQPGFPFGGPSRSANPHNNPAGVPPSPGSYPPQNEFQPNQRPSMSKIGSLSLGSFSKPGAKDNTIYGQSCLAALSTACQNMIASLGAPNLNVTFNKKNQNEGKRKLSQTEQDGGAGGPSSGGGAGVGSVGGASTGSTGNGQEYFQSNTPQSNQMGGSGNGSGKLAASAAQNCTQGQSQPTQPECNLSPNYGLEAVPSDGKGQTGRGRGRRKRDSGHVSPGNFFDKYSAENVNPVVSPGQQGQSTHAGDRGGTPQDKSLTSPSWAKGNDLLLPDQPDLMSSLDSGIQSVTKSDGSSPQVDFSDDVSNNYANEDEVSSSSDNNISKSTRLMTSSPKLQRVDHGLKQMGHAMLNAHPNSNTTSNAGAVTDSFGLSSSGSGHPGTPGIEQVRTPTSTSTQDEIHPLEILQAQIQLQRQQFSISEDQPLAMKNKKAECPGQNGDTELAACGTDNSKAAISTIDIESLMAEHNSTWYMPSDKAMMDPQDEDKQMAPWEKAKPASTNKEAQDNSQSKALMGPVGSHSQHLSVHSTDLIDSKPQSPVQSWMASHSDITYRAGTFAAALTCI, translated from the coding sequence ATGTTCGGGCTGAATCAATTCAGCAGAAACGGTGGCCAAGGAGCGGAGAGAAACTTCGGCCAAGCTGCCTTGGGTATGTCGGGGCACTACAAGGGCCCGGGTTTCCCCGGCGGGGGTGGCAGTGCCATGGGGGAGCAAGGGATCAGTGCCCTGACCGAGCCCCCAATGTTGGGGATGGGCATGAACCCGGCTCTGGGCGGTGAGCAGTACGCCTTCCACACTCGGGGCCACTCGGAACTGCACGGGGCCGGGGCCATGCCCCAGCCGCCGCCTCCTCCCCAGCCgcaacctcctcctcctcctcccccccagccCCAAGCTCAACCCCAACCCTCGGCAGCGCACGGTTACTTCCCCAACgggcaccaccaccaccaccagcacgcCCACCATCACTTCAGCGGCAGCTTCTGCGGATCTGAACCCGGTCCTTCCTGCCTCCACGGGGGGCGTCTCCTGGGGGCCCCCGGCTACAACGGTAACCCCCTGAGTGGACAGCAGCCCGCTTTTGGAGAAACTTATGATCCCATGGCCGAGAatcagggtggaggagggggcgaAGCCTTTGGacaacagcagcaacagcagccCGCCCCCGGGAGATCAGCCAACCTGACGGACTACCATCAGCACCATACCCCGTCGTCTAACCACACGCCTTGTCTCCCTCTGGACCAGTCTCCCAACCGCGCTGCTTCCTTCCACGGGCTTCCATCCTCTTCCTCATCCGAGACACACGGACTGGAGCAGAGGCGCTTGCAGACCCAGCCGCCCGTGGACTCGATGGACTACAACTATCAGAGCGACCCTCCCTTCGACATGCCTGTCTTCTCCCCCTCGGAGTCCAACGCCCAGCTCCCTCACTACGGCGCCGGCAGGCAGGTGCCCAGCAGTAACTTTCCTGGCAGCCCCGCCATGCCCAGGACGCCGGGCATGGTAAACATGGGGAAAGTCCACCCTGCGCAGCAGCATGGTGTGTTTTACGAAAGGTTTGGGAGTGCTCGGAAGATGTCTGTGGGCATGGAGCCCGGGGTCGCTGCCAGGAATCCTCTGATGCAGCAACAGGCAGGTTTGCTTGCTCGACAGAACTCTTGCCCCCCAGCGATACCTAGGCAACAGCAAGCGGAGGCCGGCGCTCCTAACTCCAACGTGCAGGACAATGGGCCGATGATACAGAATCAGCATGCTCCGTTTGAATACCCAATTCAAAGACTAGAGAACAGAAATATGCACCCTTACAGCGAGCCAATGTTCAACATTCAGCATCAGGCTAATCAGAGGTTACAGCATTTTGACGCCCCTTATCTCAACGTAGCAAAGCGGCCCAGGTTTGACTTTGCAAATAACCACAGCGTGGACAATTGTGCTACTTGGAGTGGTAACAGTTTGCATAATGCGAGTTTGGAGAACCATTTGTCACCCTCTGCCTACCCCGGACTGCCCAGTGAGTTTTCGCCCCCCGGCCCAGAAGGTTTCCCCCACGGTCCTCCCCTTCAACACCCGGGGACCGACCAGCAGTCCCTGCAGCAGCGCCAGAACATGCTGATGATGTTTAAGCAAATGGTATCACGGAACCAGCGGCACCGAATGAGGCAATCCGATCTCCAACATCTGGGCCACCATGGGGATGTCAATCAAAGCAGCATGGCGCACGGCAACCAAGTGGGAACGATGTCCCAGCCAAACTTTGAGCGGGAAAGCAGCGGCAGGATGTCGAATTTTGATCCTCAGAACCCGCCGATGGCTCAGGAAAACTCGTGGTTTGCAGGCCCGCACCCCCCTGGGGATCTGTTGCAGAGAAGGATCGGTGGGTCCGCCGTGGCCACTGAGGGCAGCCCCCACGAATCTGTCCAGATGAACTTGCAGCAGAATGGGTCAAGTATGCTGTTCAGGACAGGTGGGAACGGACTGGGTATGCAGGAGCCAATGAGAATGCCAGGCGAGGGGCATGTACAGGCTTTGCACTCTCCTGGGATGCACTCTCAGTTCGGCAGCAATATGGGAAATGTCTCTCAAATGCAGTCTCCCAGTGCGAGCATCGGCCTGCCCAACCCCTCGAGTGACAGAAGAGCCGGCCCGGATTTCCCTGGGCCCCAAATTGGCGGACAACCGGGCTTTCCCTTTGGGGGACCCAGCCGGTCAGCCAACCCGCACAATAACCCGGCGGGAGTACCTCCATCACCCGGCAGTTACCCGCCCCAGAACGAATTTCAGCCCAATCAGCGCCCGTCCATGAGCAAGATCGGCTCCCTGTCCTTGGGCTCCTTCAGTAAGCCCGGCGCCAAGGACAACACCATTTATGGCCAGAGCTGCCTGGCCGCCCTCTCCACTGCCTGCCAGAACATGATCGCCAGTTTGGGAGCCCCAAACCTCAACGTCACTTTCAACAAGAAGAACCAGAATGAAGGGAAACGCAAACTGAGTCAAACCGAGCAGGACGGCGGCGCTGGGGGCCCGAGCAGCGGCGGTGGGGCTGGTGTTGGGAGCGTCGGTGGCGCCTCCACTGGGAGCACTGGGAACGGGCAGGAATATTTCCAGAGCAACACTCCTCAAAGCAACCAGATGGGGGGATCTGGCAACGGGAGCGGCAAGCTAGCCGCATCCGccgcccaaaactgcacacagggTCAGAGCCAGCCCACACAACCCGAATGCAACCTCTCCCCAAACTATGGGCTGGAGGCCGTTCCATCCGACGGCAAAGGacagacggggagggggagagggaggaggaaaagaGACAGTGGCCACGTTAGCCCAGGGAACTTCTTTGACAAGTATTCAGCCGAGAATGTGAATCCGGTGGTCAGTCCCGGGCAACAGGGTCAGTCCACACACGCCGGAGATCGAGGTGGGACCCCGCAGGATAAGTCCCTCACCTCTCCATCCTGGGCGAAAGGGAATGACCTGCTACTCCCAGACCAACCCGACCTCATGTCCTCCCTGGACAGTGGGATTCAAAGCGTGACAAAGTCCGACGGCAGTTCACCGCAGGTCGACTTCTCCGACGATGTCAGCAACAATTATGCGAACGAGGACGAAGTATCATCGAGTTCGGACAACAACATATCCAAATCCACCCGGTTAATGACCAGTTCCCCAAAATTGCAGCGGGTTGACCACGGCCTGAAACAGATGGGTCACGCCATGCTCAACGCACACCCCAACAGCAACACTACCTCCAACGCAGGGGCTGTCACCGACAGTTTTGGGCTTAGCAGCAGCGGGAGTGGACACCCGGGCACTCCCGGAATCGAGCAGGTTCGAACTCCAACCAGCACGTCAACGCAGGACGAGATCCACCCGTTGGAGATCCTGCAAGCACAGATCCAGCTACAGCGGCAACAGTTCAGCATATCCGAAGATCAGCCTCTCGCCATGAAGAACAAAAAAGCTGAGTGTCCCGGTCAGAACGGGGACACAGAATTGGCCGCTTGTGGCACGGACAATAGCAAAGCTGCCATCAGCACGATAGACATTGAGTCACTAATGGCAGAGCATAACTCTACCTGGTACATGCCCAGCGACAAGGCCATGATGGATCCACAGGATGAAGACAAGCAAATGGCACCTTGGGAAAAGGCCAAACCTGCAAGCACCAACAAAGAAG
- the mn1b gene encoding transcriptional activator MN1 isoform X2 — MFGLNQFSRNGGQGAERNFGQAALGMSGHYKGPGFPGGGGSAMGEQGISALTEPPMLGMGMNPALGGEQYAFHTRGHSELHGAGAMPQPPPPPQPQPPPPPPPQPQAQPQPSAAHGYFPNGHHHHHQHAHHHFSGSFCGSEPGPSCLHGGRLLGAPGYNGNPLSGQQPAFGETYDPMAENQGGGGGEAFGQQQQQQPAPGRSANLTDYHQHHTPSSNHTPCLPLDQSPNRAASFHGLPSSSSSETHGLEQRRLQTQPPVDSMDYNYQSDPPFDMPVFSPSESNAQLPHYGAGRQVPSSNFPGSPAMPRTPGMVNMGKVHPAQQHGVFYERFGSARKMSVGMEPGVAARNPLMQQQAGLLARQNSCPPAIPRQQQAEAGAPNSNVQDNGPMIQNQHAPFEYPIQRLENRNMHPYSEPMFNIQHQANQRLQHFDAPYLNVAKRPRFDFANNHSVDNCATWSGNSLHNASLENHLSPSAYPGLPSEFSPPGPEGFPHGPPLQHPGTDQQSLQQRQNMLMMFKQMVSRNQRHRMRQSDLQHLGHHGDVNQSSMAHGNQVGTMSQPNFERESSGRMSNFDPQNPPMAQENSWFAGPHPPGDLLQRRIGGSAVATEGSPHESVQMNLQQNGSSMLFRTGGNGLGMQEPMRMPGEGHVQALHSPGMHSQFGSNMGNVSQMQSPSASIGLPNPSSDRRAGPDFPGPQIGGQPGFPFGGPSRSANPHNNPAGVPPSPGSYPPQNEFQPNQRPSMSKIGSLSLGSFSKPGAKDNTIYGQSCLAALSTACQNMIASLGAPNLNVTFNKKNQNEGKRKLSQTEQDGGAGGPSSGGGAGVGSVGGASTGSTGNGQEYFQSNTPQSNQMGGSGNGSGKLAASAAQNCTQGQSQPTQPECNLSPNYGLEAVPSDGKGQTGRGRGRRKRDSGHVSPGNFFDKYSAENVNPVVSPGQQGQSTHAGDRGGTPQDKSLTSPSWAKGNDLLLPDQPDLMSSLDSGIQSVTKSDGSSPQVDFSDDVSNNYANEDEVSSSSDNNISKSTRLMTSSPKLQRVDHGLKQMGHAMLNAHPNSNTTSNAGAVTDSFGLSSSGSGHPGTPGIEQVRTPTSTSTQDEIHPLEILQAQIQLQRQQFSISEDQPLAMKNKKAECPGQNGDTELAACGTDNSKAAISTIDIESLMAEHNSTWYMPSDKAMMDPQDEDKQMAPWEKAKPASTNKEAHELSQNKASSVQAGTHLQCLSVHCTDDLTDSKGRSPMQTWRSLHSDISNRFGTFVAALT; from the coding sequence ATGTTCGGGCTGAATCAATTCAGCAGAAACGGTGGCCAAGGAGCGGAGAGAAACTTCGGCCAAGCTGCCTTGGGTATGTCGGGGCACTACAAGGGCCCGGGTTTCCCCGGCGGGGGTGGCAGTGCCATGGGGGAGCAAGGGATCAGTGCCCTGACCGAGCCCCCAATGTTGGGGATGGGCATGAACCCGGCTCTGGGCGGTGAGCAGTACGCCTTCCACACTCGGGGCCACTCGGAACTGCACGGGGCCGGGGCCATGCCCCAGCCGCCGCCTCCTCCCCAGCCgcaacctcctcctcctcctcccccccagccCCAAGCTCAACCCCAACCCTCGGCAGCGCACGGTTACTTCCCCAACgggcaccaccaccaccaccagcacgcCCACCATCACTTCAGCGGCAGCTTCTGCGGATCTGAACCCGGTCCTTCCTGCCTCCACGGGGGGCGTCTCCTGGGGGCCCCCGGCTACAACGGTAACCCCCTGAGTGGACAGCAGCCCGCTTTTGGAGAAACTTATGATCCCATGGCCGAGAatcagggtggaggagggggcgaAGCCTTTGGacaacagcagcaacagcagccCGCCCCCGGGAGATCAGCCAACCTGACGGACTACCATCAGCACCATACCCCGTCGTCTAACCACACGCCTTGTCTCCCTCTGGACCAGTCTCCCAACCGCGCTGCTTCCTTCCACGGGCTTCCATCCTCTTCCTCATCCGAGACACACGGACTGGAGCAGAGGCGCTTGCAGACCCAGCCGCCCGTGGACTCGATGGACTACAACTATCAGAGCGACCCTCCCTTCGACATGCCTGTCTTCTCCCCCTCGGAGTCCAACGCCCAGCTCCCTCACTACGGCGCCGGCAGGCAGGTGCCCAGCAGTAACTTTCCTGGCAGCCCCGCCATGCCCAGGACGCCGGGCATGGTAAACATGGGGAAAGTCCACCCTGCGCAGCAGCATGGTGTGTTTTACGAAAGGTTTGGGAGTGCTCGGAAGATGTCTGTGGGCATGGAGCCCGGGGTCGCTGCCAGGAATCCTCTGATGCAGCAACAGGCAGGTTTGCTTGCTCGACAGAACTCTTGCCCCCCAGCGATACCTAGGCAACAGCAAGCGGAGGCCGGCGCTCCTAACTCCAACGTGCAGGACAATGGGCCGATGATACAGAATCAGCATGCTCCGTTTGAATACCCAATTCAAAGACTAGAGAACAGAAATATGCACCCTTACAGCGAGCCAATGTTCAACATTCAGCATCAGGCTAATCAGAGGTTACAGCATTTTGACGCCCCTTATCTCAACGTAGCAAAGCGGCCCAGGTTTGACTTTGCAAATAACCACAGCGTGGACAATTGTGCTACTTGGAGTGGTAACAGTTTGCATAATGCGAGTTTGGAGAACCATTTGTCACCCTCTGCCTACCCCGGACTGCCCAGTGAGTTTTCGCCCCCCGGCCCAGAAGGTTTCCCCCACGGTCCTCCCCTTCAACACCCGGGGACCGACCAGCAGTCCCTGCAGCAGCGCCAGAACATGCTGATGATGTTTAAGCAAATGGTATCACGGAACCAGCGGCACCGAATGAGGCAATCCGATCTCCAACATCTGGGCCACCATGGGGATGTCAATCAAAGCAGCATGGCGCACGGCAACCAAGTGGGAACGATGTCCCAGCCAAACTTTGAGCGGGAAAGCAGCGGCAGGATGTCGAATTTTGATCCTCAGAACCCGCCGATGGCTCAGGAAAACTCGTGGTTTGCAGGCCCGCACCCCCCTGGGGATCTGTTGCAGAGAAGGATCGGTGGGTCCGCCGTGGCCACTGAGGGCAGCCCCCACGAATCTGTCCAGATGAACTTGCAGCAGAATGGGTCAAGTATGCTGTTCAGGACAGGTGGGAACGGACTGGGTATGCAGGAGCCAATGAGAATGCCAGGCGAGGGGCATGTACAGGCTTTGCACTCTCCTGGGATGCACTCTCAGTTCGGCAGCAATATGGGAAATGTCTCTCAAATGCAGTCTCCCAGTGCGAGCATCGGCCTGCCCAACCCCTCGAGTGACAGAAGAGCCGGCCCGGATTTCCCTGGGCCCCAAATTGGCGGACAACCGGGCTTTCCCTTTGGGGGACCCAGCCGGTCAGCCAACCCGCACAATAACCCGGCGGGAGTACCTCCATCACCCGGCAGTTACCCGCCCCAGAACGAATTTCAGCCCAATCAGCGCCCGTCCATGAGCAAGATCGGCTCCCTGTCCTTGGGCTCCTTCAGTAAGCCCGGCGCCAAGGACAACACCATTTATGGCCAGAGCTGCCTGGCCGCCCTCTCCACTGCCTGCCAGAACATGATCGCCAGTTTGGGAGCCCCAAACCTCAACGTCACTTTCAACAAGAAGAACCAGAATGAAGGGAAACGCAAACTGAGTCAAACCGAGCAGGACGGCGGCGCTGGGGGCCCGAGCAGCGGCGGTGGGGCTGGTGTTGGGAGCGTCGGTGGCGCCTCCACTGGGAGCACTGGGAACGGGCAGGAATATTTCCAGAGCAACACTCCTCAAAGCAACCAGATGGGGGGATCTGGCAACGGGAGCGGCAAGCTAGCCGCATCCGccgcccaaaactgcacacagggTCAGAGCCAGCCCACACAACCCGAATGCAACCTCTCCCCAAACTATGGGCTGGAGGCCGTTCCATCCGACGGCAAAGGacagacggggagggggagagggaggaggaaaagaGACAGTGGCCACGTTAGCCCAGGGAACTTCTTTGACAAGTATTCAGCCGAGAATGTGAATCCGGTGGTCAGTCCCGGGCAACAGGGTCAGTCCACACACGCCGGAGATCGAGGTGGGACCCCGCAGGATAAGTCCCTCACCTCTCCATCCTGGGCGAAAGGGAATGACCTGCTACTCCCAGACCAACCCGACCTCATGTCCTCCCTGGACAGTGGGATTCAAAGCGTGACAAAGTCCGACGGCAGTTCACCGCAGGTCGACTTCTCCGACGATGTCAGCAACAATTATGCGAACGAGGACGAAGTATCATCGAGTTCGGACAACAACATATCCAAATCCACCCGGTTAATGACCAGTTCCCCAAAATTGCAGCGGGTTGACCACGGCCTGAAACAGATGGGTCACGCCATGCTCAACGCACACCCCAACAGCAACACTACCTCCAACGCAGGGGCTGTCACCGACAGTTTTGGGCTTAGCAGCAGCGGGAGTGGACACCCGGGCACTCCCGGAATCGAGCAGGTTCGAACTCCAACCAGCACGTCAACGCAGGACGAGATCCACCCGTTGGAGATCCTGCAAGCACAGATCCAGCTACAGCGGCAACAGTTCAGCATATCCGAAGATCAGCCTCTCGCCATGAAGAACAAAAAAGCTGAGTGTCCCGGTCAGAACGGGGACACAGAATTGGCCGCTTGTGGCACGGACAATAGCAAAGCTGCCATCAGCACGATAGACATTGAGTCACTAATGGCAGAGCATAACTCTACCTGGTACATGCCCAGCGACAAGGCCATGATGGATCCACAGGATGAAGACAAGCAAATGGCACCTTGGGAAAAGGCCAAACCTGCAAGCACCAACAAAGAAG
- the mn1b gene encoding transcriptional activator MN1 isoform X3, giving the protein MFGLNQFSRNGGQGAERNFGQAALGMSGHYKGPGFPGGGGSAMGEQGISALTEPPMLGMGMNPALGGEQYAFHTRGHSELHGAGAMPQPPPPPQPQPPPPPPPQPQAQPQPSAAHGYFPNGHHHHHQHAHHHFSGSFCGSEPGPSCLHGGRLLGAPGYNGNPLSGQQPAFGETYDPMAENQGGGGGEAFGQQQQQQPAPGRSANLTDYHQHHTPSSNHTPCLPLDQSPNRAASFHGLPSSSSSETHGLEQRRLQTQPPVDSMDYNYQSDPPFDMPVFSPSESNAQLPHYGAGRQVPSSNFPGSPAMPRTPGMVNMGKVHPAQQHGVFYERFGSARKMSVGMEPGVAARNPLMQQQAGLLARQNSCPPAIPRQQQAEAGAPNSNVQDNGPMIQNQHAPFEYPIQRLENRNMHPYSEPMFNIQHQANQRLQHFDAPYLNVAKRPRFDFANNHSVDNCATWSGNSLHNASLENHLSPSAYPGLPSEFSPPGPEGFPHGPPLQHPGTDQQSLQQRQNMLMMFKQMVSRNQRHRMRQSDLQHLGHHGDVNQSSMAHGNQVGTMSQPNFERESSGRMSNFDPQNPPMAQENSWFAGPHPPGDLLQRRIGGSAVATEGSPHESVQMNLQQNGSSMLFRTGGNGLGMQEPMRMPGEGHVQALHSPGMHSQFGSNMGNVSQMQSPSASIGLPNPSSDRRAGPDFPGPQIGGQPGFPFGGPSRSANPHNNPAGVPPSPGSYPPQNEFQPNQRPSMSKIGSLSLGSFSKPGAKDNTIYGQSCLAALSTACQNMIASLGAPNLNVTFNKKNQNEGKRKLSQTEQDGGAGGPSSGGGAGVGSVGGASTGSTGNGQEYFQSNTPQSNQMGGSGNGSGKLAASAAQNCTQGQSQPTQPECNLSPNYGLEAVPSDGKGQTGRGRGRRKRDSGHVSPGNFFDKYSAENVNPVVSPGQQGQSTHAGDRGGTPQDKSLTSPSWAKGNDLLLPDQPDLMSSLDSGIQSVTKSDGSSPQVDFSDDVSNNYANEDEVSSSSDNNISKSTRLMTSSPKLQRVDHGLKQMGHAMLNAHPNSNTTSNAGAVTDSFGLSSSGSGHPGTPGIEQVRTPTSTSTQDEIHPLEILQAQIQLQRQQFSISEDQPLAMKNKKAECPGQNGDTELAACGTDNSKAAISTIDIESLMAEHNSTWYMPSDKAMMDPQDEDKQMAPWEKAKPASTNKEDAVLHEDS; this is encoded by the coding sequence ATGTTCGGGCTGAATCAATTCAGCAGAAACGGTGGCCAAGGAGCGGAGAGAAACTTCGGCCAAGCTGCCTTGGGTATGTCGGGGCACTACAAGGGCCCGGGTTTCCCCGGCGGGGGTGGCAGTGCCATGGGGGAGCAAGGGATCAGTGCCCTGACCGAGCCCCCAATGTTGGGGATGGGCATGAACCCGGCTCTGGGCGGTGAGCAGTACGCCTTCCACACTCGGGGCCACTCGGAACTGCACGGGGCCGGGGCCATGCCCCAGCCGCCGCCTCCTCCCCAGCCgcaacctcctcctcctcctcccccccagccCCAAGCTCAACCCCAACCCTCGGCAGCGCACGGTTACTTCCCCAACgggcaccaccaccaccaccagcacgcCCACCATCACTTCAGCGGCAGCTTCTGCGGATCTGAACCCGGTCCTTCCTGCCTCCACGGGGGGCGTCTCCTGGGGGCCCCCGGCTACAACGGTAACCCCCTGAGTGGACAGCAGCCCGCTTTTGGAGAAACTTATGATCCCATGGCCGAGAatcagggtggaggagggggcgaAGCCTTTGGacaacagcagcaacagcagccCGCCCCCGGGAGATCAGCCAACCTGACGGACTACCATCAGCACCATACCCCGTCGTCTAACCACACGCCTTGTCTCCCTCTGGACCAGTCTCCCAACCGCGCTGCTTCCTTCCACGGGCTTCCATCCTCTTCCTCATCCGAGACACACGGACTGGAGCAGAGGCGCTTGCAGACCCAGCCGCCCGTGGACTCGATGGACTACAACTATCAGAGCGACCCTCCCTTCGACATGCCTGTCTTCTCCCCCTCGGAGTCCAACGCCCAGCTCCCTCACTACGGCGCCGGCAGGCAGGTGCCCAGCAGTAACTTTCCTGGCAGCCCCGCCATGCCCAGGACGCCGGGCATGGTAAACATGGGGAAAGTCCACCCTGCGCAGCAGCATGGTGTGTTTTACGAAAGGTTTGGGAGTGCTCGGAAGATGTCTGTGGGCATGGAGCCCGGGGTCGCTGCCAGGAATCCTCTGATGCAGCAACAGGCAGGTTTGCTTGCTCGACAGAACTCTTGCCCCCCAGCGATACCTAGGCAACAGCAAGCGGAGGCCGGCGCTCCTAACTCCAACGTGCAGGACAATGGGCCGATGATACAGAATCAGCATGCTCCGTTTGAATACCCAATTCAAAGACTAGAGAACAGAAATATGCACCCTTACAGCGAGCCAATGTTCAACATTCAGCATCAGGCTAATCAGAGGTTACAGCATTTTGACGCCCCTTATCTCAACGTAGCAAAGCGGCCCAGGTTTGACTTTGCAAATAACCACAGCGTGGACAATTGTGCTACTTGGAGTGGTAACAGTTTGCATAATGCGAGTTTGGAGAACCATTTGTCACCCTCTGCCTACCCCGGACTGCCCAGTGAGTTTTCGCCCCCCGGCCCAGAAGGTTTCCCCCACGGTCCTCCCCTTCAACACCCGGGGACCGACCAGCAGTCCCTGCAGCAGCGCCAGAACATGCTGATGATGTTTAAGCAAATGGTATCACGGAACCAGCGGCACCGAATGAGGCAATCCGATCTCCAACATCTGGGCCACCATGGGGATGTCAATCAAAGCAGCATGGCGCACGGCAACCAAGTGGGAACGATGTCCCAGCCAAACTTTGAGCGGGAAAGCAGCGGCAGGATGTCGAATTTTGATCCTCAGAACCCGCCGATGGCTCAGGAAAACTCGTGGTTTGCAGGCCCGCACCCCCCTGGGGATCTGTTGCAGAGAAGGATCGGTGGGTCCGCCGTGGCCACTGAGGGCAGCCCCCACGAATCTGTCCAGATGAACTTGCAGCAGAATGGGTCAAGTATGCTGTTCAGGACAGGTGGGAACGGACTGGGTATGCAGGAGCCAATGAGAATGCCAGGCGAGGGGCATGTACAGGCTTTGCACTCTCCTGGGATGCACTCTCAGTTCGGCAGCAATATGGGAAATGTCTCTCAAATGCAGTCTCCCAGTGCGAGCATCGGCCTGCCCAACCCCTCGAGTGACAGAAGAGCCGGCCCGGATTTCCCTGGGCCCCAAATTGGCGGACAACCGGGCTTTCCCTTTGGGGGACCCAGCCGGTCAGCCAACCCGCACAATAACCCGGCGGGAGTACCTCCATCACCCGGCAGTTACCCGCCCCAGAACGAATTTCAGCCCAATCAGCGCCCGTCCATGAGCAAGATCGGCTCCCTGTCCTTGGGCTCCTTCAGTAAGCCCGGCGCCAAGGACAACACCATTTATGGCCAGAGCTGCCTGGCCGCCCTCTCCACTGCCTGCCAGAACATGATCGCCAGTTTGGGAGCCCCAAACCTCAACGTCACTTTCAACAAGAAGAACCAGAATGAAGGGAAACGCAAACTGAGTCAAACCGAGCAGGACGGCGGCGCTGGGGGCCCGAGCAGCGGCGGTGGGGCTGGTGTTGGGAGCGTCGGTGGCGCCTCCACTGGGAGCACTGGGAACGGGCAGGAATATTTCCAGAGCAACACTCCTCAAAGCAACCAGATGGGGGGATCTGGCAACGGGAGCGGCAAGCTAGCCGCATCCGccgcccaaaactgcacacagggTCAGAGCCAGCCCACACAACCCGAATGCAACCTCTCCCCAAACTATGGGCTGGAGGCCGTTCCATCCGACGGCAAAGGacagacggggagggggagagggaggaggaaaagaGACAGTGGCCACGTTAGCCCAGGGAACTTCTTTGACAAGTATTCAGCCGAGAATGTGAATCCGGTGGTCAGTCCCGGGCAACAGGGTCAGTCCACACACGCCGGAGATCGAGGTGGGACCCCGCAGGATAAGTCCCTCACCTCTCCATCCTGGGCGAAAGGGAATGACCTGCTACTCCCAGACCAACCCGACCTCATGTCCTCCCTGGACAGTGGGATTCAAAGCGTGACAAAGTCCGACGGCAGTTCACCGCAGGTCGACTTCTCCGACGATGTCAGCAACAATTATGCGAACGAGGACGAAGTATCATCGAGTTCGGACAACAACATATCCAAATCCACCCGGTTAATGACCAGTTCCCCAAAATTGCAGCGGGTTGACCACGGCCTGAAACAGATGGGTCACGCCATGCTCAACGCACACCCCAACAGCAACACTACCTCCAACGCAGGGGCTGTCACCGACAGTTTTGGGCTTAGCAGCAGCGGGAGTGGACACCCGGGCACTCCCGGAATCGAGCAGGTTCGAACTCCAACCAGCACGTCAACGCAGGACGAGATCCACCCGTTGGAGATCCTGCAAGCACAGATCCAGCTACAGCGGCAACAGTTCAGCATATCCGAAGATCAGCCTCTCGCCATGAAGAACAAAAAAGCTGAGTGTCCCGGTCAGAACGGGGACACAGAATTGGCCGCTTGTGGCACGGACAATAGCAAAGCTGCCATCAGCACGATAGACATTGAGTCACTAATGGCAGAGCATAACTCTACCTGGTACATGCCCAGCGACAAGGCCATGATGGATCCACAGGATGAAGACAAGCAAATGGCACCTTGGGAAAAGGCCAAACCTGCAAGCACCAACAAAGAAG